In Mucilaginibacter celer, one DNA window encodes the following:
- a CDS encoding FG-GAP repeat domain-containing protein, producing the protein MREGRVRQRDLWLLISGLVFTIGSILTGCGDNEPTDEELLAGAKKTAVIYCGRCHEAPDASLLDSATWNKYILPAMGAKLGMRPFMDQYIAGPNAALSLADWTKILVYYRYASPKKLKIPKPNAVIDSAIFGVEQPKQVDRKHGEAMTTMVAFNPIDKHFYTGDAGNKLYRWNSNLSSTLIKTFHSPITDASFYQTATEPNSAVITCIGILPPNDELKGSLLHINLNKKDTTLLEHSLPRPVKSAAADFNKDGLMDYVTCGFGRDRGGLFLVEQQSNHQFKRKIIRAIPGPEIVYTGDYNGDGWPDIACLFAQADEGIWLFLNDKKGGFVTKNIMRFPPVYGSSSFQLVDFNHDGKLDVLYTCGDNNDYSPVFKPYHGVYIFTNQGNWKFKQTYFYHINGCSKAIANDFDKDGDLDLAVIAFFPDYEYHPTEGFTYHEQVSPGKFKVHEIPVNKLGRWISMDADDIDGDGDTDIVLGNFSVGAQGLMNQKDYKPDWDLYEPVIVLKNKSVKK; encoded by the coding sequence ATGAGGGAAGGAAGGGTAAGGCAGCGCGATTTATGGTTACTGATAAGCGGATTGGTTTTTACTATCGGGTCTATTCTGACCGGATGCGGAGATAACGAACCGACCGATGAAGAGCTTTTAGCCGGAGCGAAAAAGACAGCCGTAATTTATTGCGGCCGTTGTCACGAAGCTCCTGATGCGTCGTTACTGGATAGCGCCACCTGGAATAAATACATCCTACCGGCCATGGGCGCTAAATTAGGCATGCGGCCCTTTATGGATCAATACATAGCCGGGCCGAATGCTGCCTTATCATTAGCCGATTGGACAAAGATCCTGGTTTATTACCGGTACGCCTCTCCCAAAAAACTGAAGATCCCTAAACCCAATGCTGTAATTGATTCGGCTATATTTGGTGTTGAACAGCCAAAACAGGTTGACAGGAAACACGGTGAAGCCATGACCACCATGGTGGCCTTTAACCCGATAGATAAACATTTTTACACAGGTGACGCCGGCAATAAACTTTACCGCTGGAATAGTAACCTGAGCTCAACCCTAATCAAAACATTTCACTCGCCCATAACCGATGCTTCCTTTTATCAAACAGCTACCGAACCTAACAGTGCGGTGATCACCTGTATAGGTATCTTGCCGCCAAATGATGAGTTGAAAGGCTCATTACTGCATATCAACCTAAATAAAAAAGATACCACACTGTTAGAACACAGCCTGCCGCGACCGGTTAAAAGCGCGGCTGCTGATTTTAATAAGGACGGTTTAATGGATTACGTAACCTGTGGTTTCGGCAGAGATAGGGGAGGATTGTTCCTGGTAGAACAGCAATCCAATCATCAATTTAAAAGAAAAATTATCCGTGCTATTCCCGGCCCCGAAATAGTTTATACCGGCGATTACAACGGCGACGGCTGGCCCGATATAGCCTGCCTGTTTGCCCAGGCCGATGAAGGGATCTGGCTTTTTCTGAATGATAAAAAAGGCGGCTTTGTTACTAAAAACATCATGCGTTTTCCACCGGTATATGGCTCAAGCAGTTTTCAGTTAGTTGATTTTAATCATGATGGGAAATTGGATGTTTTGTACACCTGTGGGGATAACAATGATTATTCGCCGGTGTTTAAGCCTTATCATGGTGTTTACATTTTTACCAACCAGGGTAACTGGAAGTTTAAACAAACCTATTTTTACCACATTAACGGCTGTTCAAAGGCCATAGCTAATGATTTTGATAAAGACGGTGACCTTGATTTGGCTGTGATAGCCTTCTTCCCCGATTATGAATATCATCCTACCGAAGGGTTTACCTATCACGAGCAGGTAAGCCCCGGCAAATTTAAAGTGCACGAGATTCCCGTTAATAAATTAGGCCGATGGATTTCGATGGATGCCGATGATATTGATGGGGATGGGGATACGGATATTGTTTTGGGTAATTTTTCGGTTGGTGCGCAGGGTTTAATGAATCAAAAGGATTATAAACCTGATTGGGATTTATATGAGCCGGTTATTGTGTTGAAGAATAAGTCGGTTAAAAAATAA
- a CDS encoding FG-GAP repeat domain-containing protein has translation MRFKKGVLTISYLFLFSAITAGLTLFNGCKSKPVYQPYKFTGDVMVDGKNLVQLKCTRCHALVPADALPKDVWVNHTLANMAPLLHISTYGGNGYFKDNPLDTAGATINEWNAIIEYYKKAAPDTLLPAKKPIPLIDDWAGFTLKKPAPVSYTAFTTMVATNPATHRMYSADAVDEKLNSWDSNLKMDSLAKLPSAAVGVSFGTDSAGHNVGFFACIGRMAPIDFPNGKVVKVNLDAAHVNQDQTYIASDLPRPVNTTTADFNKDGLADVIVCGQGKFKGGVYLLKQNKDHTYDQQTIYDKPGSVQTQTGDFNNDGWPDIMLLTGSGDEGLWLLLNDQKGGFTTRNLLHFPPVYGCSSFQLSDIDHDGKPDLILTAGYNYRDSRILKPYHGLYIFTNTGDWNFKQRWFYPINGCTKAIAADFDGDGDLDIATIAFFADMKNNPAEEFIYFEQDKPFSFKPHALPISQYGHWMCMEMTDLNNDGKPDLVLGNYADGFMFQDGFKPNWDKHLPLIVLENHTKK, from the coding sequence ATGAGATTTAAAAAAGGAGTTTTAACCATATCATACCTTTTTTTATTTTCTGCAATAACGGCTGGTTTAACGCTGTTTAACGGTTGTAAATCAAAACCGGTTTATCAACCTTATAAATTTACCGGTGATGTGATGGTTGACGGTAAAAACCTGGTGCAATTAAAATGTACCCGCTGCCATGCACTTGTACCGGCAGATGCCTTGCCAAAAGATGTTTGGGTAAATCATACCCTGGCCAATATGGCTCCGCTGCTGCACATCTCAACGTATGGTGGCAATGGCTATTTTAAGGATAACCCGCTGGATACCGCAGGTGCAACAATTAATGAGTGGAATGCCATTATTGAATATTACAAAAAAGCTGCGCCGGATACTTTATTGCCCGCAAAAAAACCTATTCCGCTTATTGATGATTGGGCCGGCTTTACCTTAAAAAAGCCCGCACCCGTTAGCTATACAGCGTTTACAACCATGGTGGCTACCAATCCGGCTACACACCGCATGTACAGCGCCGATGCTGTTGACGAGAAGCTGAATAGCTGGGACAGCAACCTTAAAATGGATTCGCTGGCTAAATTACCGTCGGCTGCGGTGGGCGTTAGCTTTGGTACTGATAGCGCCGGGCATAATGTAGGCTTTTTTGCATGCATAGGCCGTATGGCCCCTATAGATTTTCCGAATGGTAAAGTAGTTAAAGTAAACCTTGATGCCGCACACGTTAACCAGGATCAAACCTATATCGCATCTGATTTACCCCGCCCTGTAAATACTACAACCGCCGACTTTAACAAAGATGGCCTGGCCGATGTAATAGTTTGCGGACAAGGGAAATTTAAAGGCGGCGTATACCTGCTAAAGCAAAATAAGGATCATACTTACGATCAGCAAACTATTTACGATAAACCCGGATCAGTACAAACCCAAACCGGCGATTTTAATAATGACGGATGGCCGGATATTATGCTATTGACGGGCAGCGGCGATGAAGGCTTATGGTTATTGCTGAATGATCAGAAAGGTGGTTTTACAACCCGCAACCTGCTTCATTTTCCGCCGGTGTATGGCTGCAGTAGTTTTCAGTTAAGCGATATCGATCATGATGGCAAACCCGACCTTATCCTAACTGCCGGCTATAATTACCGTGATTCGAGGATCCTGAAACCTTACCATGGTTTATACATTTTTACAAACACAGGCGACTGGAACTTTAAGCAGCGCTGGTTTTACCCGATAAATGGCTGCACCAAAGCCATAGCAGCAGATTTTGACGGCGATGGCGATCTGGACATAGCTACTATAGCCTTTTTTGCCGATATGAAAAATAACCCGGCCGAAGAGTTTATTTATTTTGAGCAGGATAAACCTTTCAGCTTTAAACCGCATGCCTTGCCCATTAGTCAATACGGACACTGGATGTGTATGGAAATGACCGACCTGAACAATGACGGCAAGCCCGATTTGGTTTTAGGTAATTATGCTGATGGTTTTATGTTTCAGGATGGATTTAAACCCAATTGGGATAAACATCTGCCGCTTATCGTACTCGAAAATCATACTAAGAAGTAA